The window AGCCCTACTCAGCAGACAATCAGCAAATATATAAGCGGAAAATTAGAAATCCCGTTAATATTCGCCTTAGCTATCGAAACGGTTTGCAAAATTTCTCACAAATGGCTTCTTTTTGGAAAAGGGAAAATGTTCATCGTCGAGTCGGATCAAAAAGGTCAAATGGAGATTCTGAGTAAGGAAACGGAATTTTTTCGAAACATTAACAATACGAAAGGACTCCGGCCTATGATCGAAGACTTCCTACTCCTCCCGACCAACGATCAGGAAATGATTCGAAACATGGTAAAAAATCTAAAGAGCAAGCTCTGATCCATGCTAATGTGACATTATTCAATACGAAGCGAATCACCTTGGTATTGATTTAAAATTCCAAACTCTTCTAAAAAAATACATTTTATACGTACGATCTTGACTCCTTTTGTCCGGTGTGAGAAATAGGATACCATACATATATTTAGTATGGTGATTGCGTTGGATATTGAAACAAAAAAAGAGGTTCTCCGGAAGTTGATTCTGGATTTCGTTCACGAACTCTATTTTGGAGAACAGGACTTTGATGATGTAATTGAAGATCAGGTCCGACTTTTGAACGTCTTATTGGAGGAAAAATCAAAGTGAATAAAAAAATTTACAACAGTATGCCATGCTTTTGAATCTCGAGGAAAAACCGGGGCTTATTCAGCCCCGGTAAAACTTAACGCTTTCGACCGAATGGCCATGCCTTGTAGCCATATTCGGACGCAATCATTCTCTTTCCGGTTAAATAATGTGTATATTCTGTTACCCAGATTATACCAGTCGCCAACTCGGAACTGTTTTCTCGTTTTTTTTGCGAACTTCTTCGCGATTTTGGTTTGGACATTGAAGTCCCCCTAAGTTTTATTAGGAGGCTTTTCGAGATTGACAAATAGCGTAATATTGTTTATCTTTGATTTGCTATAACAAAACACTATTAATCAACCTCCCGATAGCCTCGGGATCGGTTCTTTAAAACAACCCTTCAGGCCTAAACGAAGGGTCTTTTTTTAACTCCTTCAGGACATTCTTAATTCTAATCGATGCGGCGATATCGGAAACGCCAAATTCAAAAGAAATTTCCGTTTCGGGAAAAAAATTATTCTCAGTTAAAATTTTCCTCACCTGGTCAAAAGGCATTAGAAACGCAGCTGCAAATTCGTTTGCTTGCCACTCGGGATCTTTAAATGCCTCGATGTTCCCTCTATTCAATTTTACGATTTCCTTTTGCTCATATAATCTATTAGTCATTTGCCGATCATGCAAAACGACATGACCCAACTCATGTGCAACCGTAAACAAGCAAGACGAATTCCCGGCAGATGCCCCTTCATAGGTTTCTTCCGAAAGGACAAGTTCTCTCTCAACAAACTCTGTATAACCTTTAAGCCCAGACTGCATAGATTCAGTTCGCCATTCATAATTATACAATTTCTTTAGATAACCAAATTCCAAAATATCCATAATTGGAATTGGATAACTCATCTTAAGCCCGGCACTATCTACTCTCTCCCGAAAAATGTCTGCCGCTCTATTGACATCTTTTCGGGATAATGCTTTCACAATAGGAACCTTGAAATCCATCAACCCTCCTTCATATCCACTAAAAATTTTGATATTTTTACAGCGTCTTCCTCGCTGATATCTTTCCAAACTCTCGCCATCTTTAATGCGAGTTGCGATTTTTCAGAACTTGAATCGCTTACATCGAACTCCGCTTTTTTTCTATATTGTATCGATTTCTCCTTCAAGTCCTCAAATGTGATTTGTAGTTTTTCGCTTATTAACGCGAGCTTCTCATCAGATGGTGGATTTCGCCTGCCCAATTCAATGTCAGAAAGATAAACTGAACTAATTTCCAAAACTTTAGCCAATTCGTTTAATCTAACTTTAGCGCGTTCGCGGTTCTCCCTTAAGAAACTACCAAATACATTGGTGCTCATTTTTGTTCCCCCAAATATGCTTATTAGCAAGTTAGCTAATAATATTATTTTTGCAACCCTTTTTCTTCTATTTATATATTTTATTTCGATTTGAGAAAATATTAATAAAATTTTGAATTTGTAAAATTTCTCATTTCGAACAGATTTCAATTTTCAACATTCCAAATAAAATTCCGCTTCCGTTTTATCTTACTTATTTTCATTCTTATTTTAGATGAAAATAATTACAGTCGCGTCTATGAAAGGTGGCGTTGGAAAAACAACAATTGATGCTTTTCTTTCCCAAGCATTTGCCGCTTTAGGTAAAAAAGTTCTAACAATAGATATGGACCCAAACAACAACCTTACAGATTATTTTCTGAGAGATGTTTCAATTGATGATATTTCTTCAAAGAACGTAAGACATGTACTAACAGGTCGAGTTGAAGCTATCGAATCAATTTATAAAACTCAATTTGATGTAGATTGCATTCCGGCTACTCCAAAGCTTGCCAGCATAAATTCAGAATTAAATAACGATTTTGGATCAGTTTTGGTATTTGAAAAATCATTACGCTCTCTTACGTATGATTTCATTATATTGGACAGTCCGCCTGCGGACTGTTTTGAGTTAAGGACAAGTCTTTATGTTTCTGATATCGTATTATGCCCGATTTCATATTCACGTTGGACACTTCAGGGATTTGAAATCCTGGAAGACATGATTGCGACTAATAGAAAAGCAGGAAAACAAACCAAATCAATCTGCGTCCCCTCTAATGTTTCCCCTAAAAAATCCGAAGGCATCCTTGATATAGGATCTGAAATTCCTATATCAGACACTCACATTTCTCGAAACGAAGGGCTTGAAAACGCTGTGACCTTAGGCACCAAGATAAAAACAAATTCTATCGCCTGGAATCAATTTATAGAATTAGCGAAAGAGTTATCCATATGAATAACGATAAAAAAAAGAACGCCATACTCGGCCAAAGAACCGGCTTTTCCAAATCATCGGACGAAACTTCCATTTTACAAGTCGACAAAGTAGCTGATGAATTAAATCAACTCCACCAATCGATACTTACGGCTGGTAAAAATATGATTCGTTTTGCGATTGAAGCAGGCGAACTTCTTGTGAAAAAAAGAGAAGAGCTTAAACACGGAGAATACACCCAGTGGATAGAAAATAATCTTACATTTAAGATTCGCACAGCTCAACGATATACAAAAGTCTATGAAATACGAGACACCCTAAAAGCGTCAGCGCTGACGCATTTGGAAGACGCCTACAAACTAATAGCCGGAAACATTGCTGAAGAGAAGGAGCTCAATCCTGTCGAAAAGCCAAGTTACAATTTTAAAGAGGTTTATTTAAAATTTAAATCTGGAGCCCGACTTCCGGCCAAAGAAAAGATCTTTCTCAAAGATTATTTAAAATCTGAAAAAGAGCGAATCCTATCCGCGACAAATAAAAAGATCAGCAAAATCGACCAGGATTTAAACTTACTTTGATTGCGGCTAAATTCAGGCACTTAATTTAAGTGCCCAAAAAAATTCTTCATCTGAAATAAAAAAGTAGTACCCAAAAGAGTACTGGTATATTATTGTACCAGCATATCTCCTAACCCGAGATTCGAGATCAATGGCCTGCGAAGATGTGGTAGTTGACGCAGGCCGACTTCATCCTTTCCTTTTCAATACGCAAAATAATATATTATGTCTCTTTTTTATGTTTGACTTTTTTATGGATAAATCGTCTAGAGTTATACATTCTTAGGCGACATAACTAAGAAACGGTCACTACCACTTTGACCGAAAGATCTCGAATCGAGGACCTACCAATTGGCTCTCTGCCTAAATTATAGTTCCCCGTTTCAAAAAGAGTAGGGCAAACTCTGCCGTGCCTAGCCCGATGTATGTCTGGCACTGCAACAGGAAAATAACGTGGAAAATACAATTTCCGACGGAGCAACCCCTTATATTCTCCCAGAGAAATTAAGGGATAAATACAACAAGGTTGAATATATTCTTGTAAATGGAAGAAACCTAACCGACGGACAAAAGTTGTTAGCGTCTTTGATCCAAATTCTCTCTGTTCGACCAGAAGGATGCACTTTAACAAACAAAGATTTTGCTATTG of the Leptospira sp. WS92.C1 genome contains:
- a CDS encoding helix-turn-helix domain-containing protein, with the translated sequence MDKREKSPGERLSEALAFLGLTQAQFTEKFEGSPTQQTISKYISGKLEIPLIFALAIETVCKISHKWLLFGKGKMFIVESDQKGQMEILSKETEFFRNINNTKGLRPMIEDFLLLPTNDQEMIRNMVKNLKSKL
- a CDS encoding ImmA/IrrE family metallo-endopeptidase, whose product is MDFKVPIVKALSRKDVNRAADIFRERVDSAGLKMSYPIPIMDILEFGYLKKLYNYEWRTESMQSGLKGYTEFVERELVLSEETYEGASAGNSSCLFTVAHELGHVVLHDRQMTNRLYEQKEIVKLNRGNIEAFKDPEWQANEFAAAFLMPFDQVRKILTENNFFPETEISFEFGVSDIAASIRIKNVLKELKKDPSFRPEGLF
- a CDS encoding helix-turn-helix domain-containing protein, with product MKSVRNEKFYKFKILLIFSQIEIKYINRRKRVAKIILLANLLISIFGGTKMSTNVFGSFLRENRERAKVRLNELAKVLEISSVYLSDIELGRRNPPSDEKLALISEKLQITFEDLKEKSIQYRKKAEFDVSDSSSEKSQLALKMARVWKDISEEDAVKISKFLVDMKEG
- a CDS encoding ParA family protein, with the translated sequence MKIITVASMKGGVGKTTIDAFLSQAFAALGKKVLTIDMDPNNNLTDYFLRDVSIDDISSKNVRHVLTGRVEAIESIYKTQFDVDCIPATPKLASINSELNNDFGSVLVFEKSLRSLTYDFIILDSPPADCFELRTSLYVSDIVLCPISYSRWTLQGFEILEDMIATNRKAGKQTKSICVPSNVSPKKSEGILDIGSEIPISDTHISRNEGLENAVTLGTKIKTNSIAWNQFIELAKELSI
- a CDS encoding DUF3102 domain-containing protein; translation: MNNDKKKNAILGQRTGFSKSSDETSILQVDKVADELNQLHQSILTAGKNMIRFAIEAGELLVKKREELKHGEYTQWIENNLTFKIRTAQRYTKVYEIRDTLKASALTHLEDAYKLIAGNIAEEKELNPVEKPSYNFKEVYLKFKSGARLPAKEKIFLKDYLKSEKERILSATNKKISKIDQDLNLL